The sequence GAGCTAATGTTTTTTTAAGGAAAAAAACAGCAACGATGGTTTACTCCCAAAACATACGGTGTCCTACCTGAATCGGCAACTCCTGTGGCAGCAACTGTAGTGGTACTCACATCACAAGTTTATTATTACAAAGTGAAAGCATTGTGAAGTACttcctccgtttcgttttagttgtcgctggatattgcaaaattgaactatccaacgacaactaaaaagaaacggagggagtagctGGTAGTCATTATCTGTTTAACTGTAGCACAGAGAGATCCCAATTCCCAGCCACTTTAATACTAGGCGGGTCTGTTTGTTTGCTTTTTTAAAGGCTAAAACTCAGCAGGTGCCTACTTGCTCCATGCAAATGGAACAGATCATGCATATGAAAAATAAAAGGGACATCAGTAAATCGACGTATATACCATAGCCTCACTGAAACCTTCTTTCAGGCTATAATATCCGAATACTAAATCGTTTTTCAGACATACGGATACCAAGTGCAACAACTCTCCATATTATTCAGAAAGTATACGAATATAAATTCAGAATACTATATTACTATACAGACAGACAAAAGTCTCTCACAAAACAAGAAGATTCTCCTATGTCATCTGATGCACTATCTATTCggttttttcttcttcttatttTTTTGCTAACGAGTCATGAAGTTTACATCATATAATCCTATGTCATCTGATGCACTATCTATGCAAGGATTCCAAAATCCTTGTTCTCACTTATACTATAAGCTTTCCTTTGATCGAGCCATGTAGATTTTTTATCCTATGCACCCCGTCGTCTGACTACAACACTTCATGTACAAGGACAACTGGACAAGTCCACGCTTGCTTTTTATTGTTGCATCGCCATCGCATGTTGCTGCTTCAGCAAAATCTGTGCGTAGAGAAGCTCGTTCCAGGAGTCCGGTACTCCAGGGAGGCACCAGTGGCTGCAGTCCTGGTACAGCTCAGGCGATTGCctctcctcttcagtcagctccTGCTTGCGGTAGGCCGAAGGGTGGGCCTCCTTCCTGTAGTCGGTCATCCGTGTTATGTTCAGGTACACGACGGGCGTTTTCATCTCACGGAGCACCTCCTCCAGAATGCTCATCTTCTCTGGGTACGGCGTGAGGTACTGGCCATCCGTTATTGGATCTGTTTCCTTGTCACAACTGCCGCCCGAATTCCATTGGCCTCCACTGCATGACAGACACGACATCGGTAACTCATAGAGCACATCTTTTTGCTCAACTTGCTGAGGTTCAGAAATAACTTTCTTGGGTACCTGAAGTGGGATGCCGAGTAGCCTCTGAAAAACACAGTGGTTTTCTTGGGGTTTACACTGGAATCAACCCACTTGGCCCAGGTGTTGAGAGCTCGCCGAAAGGCATCGTGGACGTCCAGCTCACTGTACACGCGGTTGCCCTCTTGGTAGTAATCTTTCCTGCGGCACattttttttttctaaaaaataATCAGAACAGTACATGGCAAATGGAAATGCAGGATGTCTGAACTGCACAGATCTTCAGTGAATCAGGCAATGCATTGTTTTGCTCACCCTAGAGAAGTTTTgtcatgcgtccaccagtgaccaGTGTTGAAGATAATGATATCTGCGTTCTTGTACCTCGGGAACGCTGGATCGATGACGTCAAGCCTGAGAGTTTCCCGGGTACCCTTTCCGTTGCTGATTGGCATCTCCCATTCCTGAACAAGGAAAGGGGAGCGGAAGAACTCCACACTACAATTGTAGTCCTATAAAGCAACAGCATGTTCGCGCTTTAAGAGTCTGTTCTAGTTGAGGAAACTAGCATAGAGCCAGAGATGACAAAAGCTGGAATAAGGCGTACGTATCTACCTGGAACAAGAAAGAGTAGGAGCCCTCAGCCCTGAATTGGCTCCTGCCGGATACCTCAAAAACCTTACTCTTGTCTTTGACAGAATTCCTCAAGATACAAATCAGGGATTCCCACATGTTCCTGTTGAGCGAATCACCCACAAACACCAGCCTCTTCCCCCTCAGCCTCTCCAACATATCAGTTGGGTTCAATCTAACACACAGATGACAGAACTAAACTTTCAAAAAAAAAAAGCAACACAGAACTGCATTTGGTGCAGTAACTAAACCGCGTAGTTGTTGCAGTATAAACCTTTCTCACCTTGGGATTCTGCATCCGCTAGGTTGCCACCGGAGCCTCTCGTAAGCTTTGTCAGGACGGCCGTTGAGGTGGCAGTTGAAGGACTCATCGACGTGAGGACATGATCCCGCAGGATACAGAGGGTACGAGTCATCTCGGACCCAATTCCCGTAGAACATGTCGCAGCGGGCCATGTTCTCAATCCAATCAGCCTTCATGCGCCAACCGGCATTAGCATCTGCTTCCACCGGCACATCACCGTTGTCACTGGCTGTTGGGGTGGCCCCTCGTGCAGATCGATCTTTCACCGGACTAGTGCTCCCCTGAGGACTAGCGGTCGATTCATTCTGCTTATTGGCTGCAGTACTGTTGCTGCCATCTGAAGCAGCTGAACTGTGGCTCTTGCTATCTGCAGGAGCCTGAATTGGGACGGTCTGGTTGTTGACTGCAGCTGCACTTCCATTGCCGTCCATGGCCGCTGCAACTTCACTCGCAGTCTGATTAAGGAATGAAGCAGTAGCACCATTGACTAAAGCTGCAGTTCCGCTTCCCAACTGGTGCGTGGAGCCGGCAGTATACCTTGCACTCGGTCTCACCCCGTTGCCATCCCCGGCATCCACGGAACTCGCGTTCGTGTCGTCGGAACCGTTGATCCCAACAGGCACGCCTCCTTTCGCCGACGTGACATTCTGGGCTGAACCGCCGCTCGCGAGTCCAGGTCCAGGCCCACCCTTCGACTCGGCAGCGGCACTCCAGGCGGAATgcttggctttggcaccgccttGCACATGATCAACGGGCGCCGCGCCGCTCAGCACCGTCGCAGTAGCATCCCCGGGAACTGGCGCTTCCTTGCTGCTGACCGGAGCTCCACCTCCGCTTCCCAACTGCTCGCCGCGCCGAACCGCGCTGGAGCCATTGCCTCGGGAACAGCTCACCGCGACGCCACCAGGAGGCACCGTGGAGGAGGAGATGGCGGGAAACAGGGACGAGAGGAAGCCCGAGACCTGCGCGCGGTACGGCGACGCGGAGGCGATCAGGCCGTCGTCgaaccacgccacgcccggcgacGAGGCTGGGGGCACGATGAGGGAGGGCGCGAAGCAGAGGAAGACCGCGAATCCGGCGAAGGTGAGCGTGAGGCCGTAGAGGCAGAGCCTGACGGGCAGCGCTCGCCCGACGAGCCCTGCTCCGCCGAGGTGGCCGAggtgttcggccacggccgccacGCCGCTCTGCCTCCACGCGCCCTTCATCCGGTGACCGGTGGTGGCGTGCGATGGAAGGCGAGCGGGTGCGGCGGGAGTTAGTTAGGGTTTATAGTAGGCAAGTATGCAGGGCAGCGGTGGCGCAGCCGGTGTGAGAGGGCGAGCGCCGTGCTGTGGGCAGCGATCCACCGTAGACGTTTTTGTAGGAGGCGTCGGAGGCGGCGTCGGCGTGGTCAGTTGGAACTTGGAACTAAAATAAAACTATCCATTTTCTTTTTAATTTCAGTTTGGTTTTAATAGGCTTCCATAGGGAGGTGGTAGAGGCGTAGAGCCGACATATGGTGCAAGTGCAAGGAGCCAGAATAATTTGATTTCTTTGTAAAACATCCGTGTGGCTTTATGACATGTACAATCTCCAGTTCTCCATCTAAGAAATTCATCCATATAACCTAATATATCTACTTTCTCTATCCACATGAGTTTAGTTGTTTTAGATTTGTCTTAAGTCAATCACTATTAATTTTAACCTGACCGATTTATACCATGTGTTTTAAAAGATTTTACAACATAAAACTAAAATTACTTGATTCATCGTGACTTGAACTATCATAATATGTAATTTTTCTAGTTtagaactgaaagggaaatagggtcaaaccttttccaataagaattttggtggttgaattgcccaacacaaattattggactaactagtttgctctagaaaatatgttttacaggtgccaaaggttcacaacaaaccaatacaagtcaaaagatATGGTTCAAACAAAAGGAGCAAAGTTCAattgaaggcagccctggtctggcgcaccggaatgtccggtgtgccaccggacagtgtctggtgcaccaccggacaatgtccggtgcaccagggaatccaactc is a genomic window of Zea mays cultivar B73 chromosome 5, Zm-B73-REFERENCE-NAM-5.0, whole genome shotgun sequence containing:
- the LOC109940010 gene encoding protein trichome birefringence, coding for MKGAWRQSGVAAVAEHLGHLGGAGLVGRALPVRLCLYGLTLTFAGFAVFLCFAPSLIVPPASSPGVAWFDDGLIASASPYRAQVSGFLSSLFPAISSSTVPPGGVAVSCSRGNGSSAVRRGEQLGSGGGAPVSSKEAPVPGDATATVLSGAAPVDHVQGGAKAKHSAWSAAAESKGGPGPGLASGGSAQNVTSAKGGVPVGINGSDDTNASSVDAGDGNGVRPSARYTAGSTHQLGSGTAALVNGATASFLNQTASEVAAAMDGNGSAAAVNNQTVPIQAPADSKSHSSAASDGSNSTAANKQNESTASPQGSTSPVKDRSARGATPTASDNGDVPVEADANAGWRMKADWIENMARCDMFYGNWVRDDSYPLYPAGSCPHVDESFNCHLNGRPDKAYERLRWQPSGCRIPRLNPTDMLERLRGKRLVFVGDSLNRNMWESLICILRNSVKDKSKVFEVSGRSQFRAEGSYSFLFQDYNCSVEFFRSPFLVQEWEMPISNGKGTRETLRLDVIDPAFPRYKNADIIIFNTGHWWTHDKTSLGKDYYQEGNRVYSELDVHDAFRRALNTWAKWVDSSVNPKKTTVFFRGYSASHFSGGQWNSGGSCDKETDPITDGQYLTPYPEKMSILEEVLREMKTPVVYLNITRMTDYRKEAHPSAYRKQELTEEERQSPELYQDCSHWCLPGVPDSWNELLYAQILLKQQHAMAMQQ